CGGCAGCAGCGGCAACCTAAGCGTGCGGCTCGGGGACGGCTGGCTGCTCACGCCGACCAACGCCAGCCTGGGCCGGCTCGATCCGGCCAGCATCTCGAAGCTCGACTGGGACGGGCGCCTGGTCAGCGGCGAGCCGCCGTCCAAGGAAGCCTTCCTGCACCGCGCGATGTACCAGGCGCGTGAGCAGGCCGGCGCCATCGTCCACCTGCACTCGACCCATTCCGCCGCGGTATCGTGCATGTGCGGCTTGAACCACGACGACTGCATTCCGCCGCTGACGCCGTATTTCGTGATGAAGATCGGGCGCCTGCCGCTGGTGCCATACCATCGGCCGGGCGATCCGGAACTCGGTCCGGCAATCAGTAAGCTGGCCGCCAGACACAACGCGGTGCTGCTCGCCAACCACGGCCCGGTGGTGTCCGGCGCCTCGCTCGAAGCGGCCGTGTACGCCGCCGAGGAACTGGAAGAAACCGCCAAGCTGTTCCTGCTGCTGCGCGACGTGCCGGCCCGGCCGCTGGACGCCGCGCAAATCGACGACCTCAAGACCACATTCAAGCTTGAAATTTAATTTCAAAAGGTGCCCCATGTTGAAATTTGCTGCCAACCTCACGATGATGTTCACCGAACATCCGTTCCCGCAGCGCTTTGCCGCCGCGGCCGCCGCCGGCTTCCGCGGCGTCGAATTCCTTTTCCCTTACGACCACACGCCGCAGGAAGTGGCGCAATGGCTCGACGAAAACAAGCTGGAGAACGCGCTGTTCAACCTGCCGCCTGGCGACTGGGCGGCCGGCGAGCGCGGCATCGCCTGCCTGCCGGGCCGCGAAGAGGAATTTCGCGCGGGCGTGCAGAAGGGTCTCGAATACGCCAAGGCGCTCGGCACCAAACGCGTCCACATGATGGCGGGGTTGATTCCGGCCGATGCCGACCTGGCGGTCTGCCGCGCCACCTACCTTACCAACCTGCGCCACGCGGCCGGTGTGTTCGAGCCGCACGGCATCACCGTCGTCATCGAGCCGATCAACGGCCGCGACATGCCGGGCTACTTCCTCGTCACGCAGGCGCAGGGGCACGAGATGCGCGAAGCGTCGGGCGCGCCGAACGTCAAGGTGCAGATGGACTTCTACCACGCGCAGATCGTCGAGGGCGACCTGGCGATGAAATTCCGCCAGCACTTCGACGGCATCGGCCACGTGCAGATCGCCAGCGTCCCCGCGCGCAACGAGCCGGACGATGGCGAAGTCAATTACCCCTATCTGTACCGGGTGCTCGAAGAGCTGGGCTACGACGGCTGGATCGGCTGCGAATACCGGCCGCGCGGGCGCACCGAGGACGGCCTTGGCTGGCTTGCCGCCGTATCGAAAGGAGAAGCCAAATGAAAGTGCTGATCACCGGCGGCGCCGGCTTCCTCGGTCAGCGCCTGGCGCGCGCTCTGCTCAAGCGCGGCCAGTTGAGCGACAGCCAGGGCCAGCCGCGCACCATCGACGAACTGGTGCTGGTCGACGTCGTCGCGGGCAACGATTTCGGCGACCCGCGCGTGCGCGTGGTGACGGGCGATATCTCCGATGCCGCGCTGCTGCGCGAGCTGGTCGACGAACGCACCCAATCCATCTTCCACCTGGCGGCGATCGTCAGCGGCGCGGCGGAGGCCGACTTCGATTTGGG
This window of the Massilia sp. R2A-15 genome carries:
- the otnC gene encoding 3-oxo-tetronate 4-phosphate decarboxylase; this translates as MSANENRQREQIVDFGRSLFERGLTAGSSGNLSVRLGDGWLLTPTNASLGRLDPASISKLDWDGRLVSGEPPSKEAFLHRAMYQAREQAGAIVHLHSTHSAAVSCMCGLNHDDCIPPLTPYFVMKIGRLPLVPYHRPGDPELGPAISKLAARHNAVLLANHGPVVSGASLEAAVYAAEELEETAKLFLLLRDVPARPLDAAQIDDLKTTFKLEI
- the otnI gene encoding 2-oxo-tetronate isomerase gives rise to the protein MLKFAANLTMMFTEHPFPQRFAAAAAAGFRGVEFLFPYDHTPQEVAQWLDENKLENALFNLPPGDWAAGERGIACLPGREEEFRAGVQKGLEYAKALGTKRVHMMAGLIPADADLAVCRATYLTNLRHAAGVFEPHGITVVIEPINGRDMPGYFLVTQAQGHEMREASGAPNVKVQMDFYHAQIVEGDLAMKFRQHFDGIGHVQIASVPARNEPDDGEVNYPYLYRVLEELGYDGWIGCEYRPRGRTEDGLGWLAAVSKGEAK